In one Deinococcus sp. QL22 genomic region, the following are encoded:
- a CDS encoding SCP2 sterol-binding domain-containing protein, whose product MTNDAAQLEQRLVQVFNMVHSSPETDVVLKKRLSVTFLFLPLDVAVRVDGSNGQAASITSGNEAKTAPSDLTFQIAGDIAHAFWQGEVNPVQAMMAGQLSIQGSLVQALALSPSLKVMQEAYRGLVQQG is encoded by the coding sequence ATGACAAACGACGCCGCACAATTGGAACAGCGGTTGGTGCAAGTGTTTAACATGGTTCATAGCAGCCCAGAGACAGATGTTGTATTGAAGAAGCGCCTTTCTGTGACCTTCCTGTTTCTGCCGTTAGACGTGGCAGTGCGGGTGGACGGCAGCAACGGGCAAGCGGCAAGCATCACCAGTGGCAACGAGGCCAAGACCGCACCCAGTGACCTGACCTTTCAAATCGCTGGCGACATCGCCCACGCCTTCTGGCAGGGAGAAGTGAACCCGGTGCAGGCGATGATGGCGGGCCAACTCAGCATTCAGGGGTCATTGGTGCAAGCACTCGCCCTGTCGCCCAGCCTGAAAGTGATGCAGGAAGCCTACCGGGGATTGGTGCAGCAGGGCTGA
- a CDS encoding UvrD-helicase domain-containing protein, whose product MTYVTRQGETLRTTSAKPRPIPAQFTLQQREFVEAVRASGRHLVLRATAGSGKTTTLTEAAWHLGSESGGSDVKGVYFAYNKHSVEAVGPRLPPGIRASTLHAYGRRVLCGVRGPQMALDNDRSLRLAELVYSSEPVSRRQLRGAARMWDLAREYVLNEDSHDDDLVALAADAEWPENDGVAGLRRVLRAFRYHSIQDWHAGGLPDFTDFLWLPLELGLGRGTLGAALVDEAQDLTPLRQRFVTHLLGLESGEAQEALPTGRFIAVGDPEQAIYTYAGADPRGLWRLAERLSAQELPLSVSFRCPVTHVALARTASEFIQPSGAAQAGTVEHVAADAAHYGRGDVVLCRLNAPLLRLALLLMTRHISVNIRGRDLATRLETAAQEAFAVPADEEAVPDRVAALYERRARPLQYRAGEGDRAAKKALGELNDLCSCLRLLALRAAASAGGKATLSSVSGVLRGLYREDADVLLSTVHRAKGLEWERVTLLYPEQMPMPYGDPEEERCVLFVALTRSKRELRLAYGPGAWESGWRLEAPEGWQPESGPSTSPQPQPAPPPIFSFPPLAPPLPSALVLPPKPYRLPVTRPLPAVPPSSAALTEHALRVRAVHRPATLEDLRPYPLYSGQANLPVAVLAARLEVLRQDARPALSEWAGASLALLRDVQSRSVYLDVMRLAQVERAATRARLAIPLMQPLTAEQVCTVVFGEHFARLRPAQVKRRGERNWRVELDGEAHAFDPRTGELLGTPFAPFAVHLRLER is encoded by the coding sequence ATGACCTACGTGACCCGGCAGGGAGAAACTCTGCGTACCACAAGCGCCAAGCCCCGGCCCATTCCAGCCCAGTTCACGCTGCAGCAGCGCGAGTTTGTAGAGGCGGTGCGGGCCAGTGGGCGGCATCTGGTGCTGCGGGCCACCGCCGGAAGCGGCAAAACCACCACGCTGACAGAAGCCGCCTGGCACCTGGGTTCTGAAAGTGGGGGTTCTGACGTGAAGGGCGTCTATTTTGCCTACAACAAGCATTCCGTAGAAGCGGTGGGGCCGCGCCTGCCGCCGGGCATTCGGGCCAGTACGCTGCACGCTTACGGTCGGCGGGTGCTGTGCGGGGTGCGCGGGCCGCAGATGGCGCTTGACAATGACCGGAGTTTGCGGCTGGCAGAATTGGTGTATAGCTCGGAACCCGTGTCGCGGCGGCAACTGCGCGGGGCGGCCCGCATGTGGGATCTGGCCCGCGAATACGTGCTGAACGAAGATTCTCACGATGATGATCTGGTGGCGCTGGCGGCGGACGCTGAGTGGCCCGAAAACGACGGCGTGGCGGGCCTCCGGCGGGTCTTGCGGGCTTTCCGGTATCACAGCATTCAGGACTGGCACGCGGGCGGCTTGCCCGACTTCACCGACTTTTTGTGGCTGCCGCTGGAATTGGGTCTGGGCCGGGGAACGCTGGGCGCTGCACTGGTAGACGAAGCGCAGGATTTGACGCCGCTGCGTCAACGCTTTGTGACGCATCTGCTGGGGCTGGAATCAGGGGAAGCTCAAGAAGCCCTCCCCACAGGCCGGTTCATCGCAGTGGGCGACCCGGAACAGGCGATCTACACCTACGCCGGGGCCGATCCGCGTGGGCTGTGGCGCCTGGCCGAGCGGCTGAGCGCACAGGAGTTGCCGCTCAGCGTGTCGTTCCGCTGCCCCGTAACGCATGTGGCACTGGCCCGCACTGCCAGCGAATTCATTCAGCCTTCGGGGGCAGCTCAGGCAGGCACGGTGGAACATGTGGCGGCAGACGCGGCCCACTATGGGCGCGGCGACGTGGTGCTGTGCCGCCTGAATGCCCCGCTGTTGCGGCTGGCGCTCTTGCTGATGACCCGCCACATCAGTGTGAATATTCGGGGCCGCGACTTGGCGACCCGGCTGGAAACGGCGGCCCAGGAAGCCTTTGCTGTGCCCGCCGACGAGGAAGCCGTGCCAGACCGCGTAGCTGCCCTGTATGAGCGCCGTGCGAGGCCGCTGCAATACCGCGCCGGCGAGGGTGACCGGGCAGCCAAGAAAGCCCTCGGTGAGCTGAACGACCTCTGCTCCTGTCTGCGGCTTCTGGCCCTGCGTGCGGCGGCCTCAGCAGGCGGGAAGGCCACCCTGAGCAGCGTTTCGGGCGTGTTGCGCGGCCTGTACCGCGAAGATGCCGACGTGCTGCTGTCCACCGTTCACCGGGCCAAAGGGCTGGAATGGGAGCGGGTCACGCTGCTGTACCCCGAACAGATGCCCATGCCCTACGGCGACCCCGAAGAAGAACGCTGCGTGCTGTTTGTGGCCCTGACCCGCAGCAAACGTGAACTCCGGCTGGCGTATGGGCCGGGCGCGTGGGAGAGCGGCTGGCGGCTGGAAGCGCCGGAGGGATGGCAGCCGGAAAGTGGGCCGTCCACCTCGCCTCAGCCTCAGCCCGCGCCGCCGCCTATCTTCTCTTTTCCCCCTCTGGCTCCTCCCCTGCCCTCCGCATTGGTGCTGCCGCCCAAGCCGTACCGCCTCCCTGTTACTAGGCCGCTTCCTGCTGTGCCGCCCAGTTCCGCTGCCCTGACCGAACATGCCCTGCGCGTGCGTGCCGTGCATAGGCCCGCCACGCTGGAAGACCTGCGCCCCTACCCGCTGTACAGCGGGCAGGCCAACCTACCGGTGGCGGTGCTGGCGGCCCGCCTGGAGGTACTGCGCCAGGATGCCCGTCCCGCGTTGTCAGAGTGGGCGGGGGCGTCGTTGGCGCTGCTGCGGGATGTGCAGAGCCGCAGCGTGTATCTGGATGTGATGCGGCTGGCACAGGTAGAACGGGCTGCGACGCGGGCGCGGTTGGCCATTCCACTCATGCAGCCCCTGACAGCCGAACAGGTATGCACAGTGGTGTTTGGAGAACACTTTGCCCGTCTGCGCCCCGCCCAAGTCAAGCGGCGTGGCGAGCGCAACTGGCGCGTAGAACTGGACGGCGAGGCCCACGCCTTCGACCCCCGCACTGGAGAACTGCTGGGCACGCCGTTTGCGCCCTTTGCTGTGCATCTGCGGCTGGAACGCTAA